From the Pseudomonas sp. VD-NE ins genome, the window CGGCAAGTGGTCATCCTCCTATGCGGCGGAGACAAGAGCAGCCAACCCCGAGACATCAAGCAAGCCAGGCTCATCGCGGAGTCCTGGCAGGAGCAAAACCCATGACCGAAAAATTCACTCGTTGGGACTCAGCCGAGTACCTCAAGACAGAAGAGGACATGGCTAACTATCTGGACGCCTGCATGGAGGAGGCTGGAGATGACCCGGCTTTTATCGCCAAGGCACTTGGCACCATAGCGAGAGCGCGAGGCATGACTCAGGTCGCACGTGACGCAGGGTTGTCCCGAGAGAGCCTCTACCGCGCACTATCAGGTGAAGGAAACCCCGAGTTCGGAACAATCCTGAAAGTGGTGAAGGCGTTAGGGTTGAAGTTACACGCCAGTACTTGATCCGGGCTGAATGACAAAGGGCGCCGAATGGCGCCCTTTGTCGTTTCTACAATCCCATCAATCCACGTGCGCCAGATCCCCGCGCAACGCCACACTCGACACCACCAGCCCGGCACGGCACTGGAATTTTTCGGTGTCTTTGTACAGGTCGCGCTGGTCGACGCTGGCGATGTTGATCACCGCGTTGGCGTCGGCTTTCTTCGCGGCGTTCTGCAAGGTGGCCAGCGCCGATTGCAGGGCCCAGAAGCAGGCGTCTTGGTCGGATTTGTTCGAGCCGTTGGTCTTGCGGCTGCTGCTCACGGTGTCAAGTTTGCGCACCTGTTTTGGCAGCGTTTCGCCAGCCAGGTAGAACTTCACGCTGCCATCGAGCAGGCCGGCGTCGGTGGCGCGTTTGACGCCTTCACGGAAGCTCAGGTAAGTCGGCTCGTCGGCGCCTTGTTTGACGATGCCCAGGTCGTTGACGAACTCGATGTCCGGGTTGATCGACAGTTCTTTGAGCACGTTGTCGCGCAGGCGGTTGACCCAGCGGTTGTAGTTGCCGTGGATCTTGCCGTCCTTGGCATCGAGGCCGTAGCTGCTGCGGTAGTCGATTTCGAACGAAGTCGGGGTGAACGGAATGTCGACCTCAGCGTGATGGCGACCGCGTACGGTGATCGCCGCTTTGATCATGCCCGGACGCACCGATTGCACGACCCATTGGCGGTCGTTGAGCGCGGTGACGATGGCGCGGCTCATCTGTTGCTGGGTGAAGCCGAGGTTGGGCGAGAACTCTTCCTTGGCGTTGTAAACCGGTTTGCTGGTGCAACCGCCGAGCACAAAAGCCAGTGCCAACAGAGCGGCGATGCGGTGAAACTGAGTCATTCCCTTCACTCCAAACGTGGTGCGGTCAGTGCCAGCGGCGGAAAATCAACGAGGTGTTGACGCCACCAAAAGCGAAATTGTTGTTCATCACATAGTCGTGATGCATCTGGCGGAATTCGCCGCGCAGGTAATCGAGTTTGCCGCAGTGCGGATCGACCTCGTCGAGGTTGAACGTGTGCACGTACAGGTCGCGGTTCATCATCTCGATGCTGAACCACGACTCCAGCGCGCCGCAGGCGCCAAGGGTGTGGCCGAGGAAGCTCTTCTGCGAGCTGATCGGCATGCGTTCACCGAACAAACTGCTGGTCGCCAGTGTTTCGGCAATGTCGCCCTGTTCTGTAGCCGTGCCGTGACCATTTACATAACCAATGTCATCCGGGGTCAGGCCGGCGTCTTCCAGCGCCAGTTCCATGGCGCGGCGCATGGTCACTTGTTCCGGGCGTGTGGTGTGCTGGCCGTCGGCGTTGCTGCCGAAGCCGACGATCTCGGCGTGAATGTGCGCACCGCGGGCGAGGGCGTGCTCCAGCTCTTCGAGGACCAGAATGCCGCCACCTTCACCGATCACCAGACCATCGCGGCCCTTGTCGTACGGGCGTGGACTGGTCTGTGGCGCATCGTTTTTCAGGCTGGTGGCGTAGAGCGCGTCGAAGACCATGGCTTCGGTCGGGCACAGCTCTTCGGCGCCGCCGGCGAGCATCAACGGCAGGCGGCCGAACTTGATCGCCTCGTAGGCGTAACCGATGCCCTGGCTGCCGCTGGTGCACGCGCTGGACGTCGGGATCAGCCGCCCGGTCAGGCCAAAAAAGATGCTGATATTGGCCGCCGTGGTGTGCGGCATCATCCGCACGTAGGAGTTGGCATTGAGGCCTTCGGCCACCGAGTTGAGCAGCATGTTGCCGAACGCTTTGATCTCGTCGGTGCTGCCGGTAGACGAACCGCAAGCCACGCCCATTCTGCCGTCCTTGATCGATTCGTCACCGAGCAAACCGGCGTCAGCCAGGGCGTTTTCTGCCGCACGAACCGCCAGCCGCGACACCCGACCCATGCTGCGCAATTGCTTGCGGGTCCAGTGCGCGGGCACTACAAAGTCATCGATCGGCCCGGCCAAGCGGGTGTTGAGTTCGCTGAAACGATCCCACTCGTCCATCCGGCGGATGCCACTGCGGTTGGCTGCGAAGTTGCCGGCGATGGTCTCCCAGTCACTGCCCAGCGAGGTGATGCCGGCCATGCCGGTGACGACGACGCGCTTCATCAGCACAAGCCTCCGTTGACCGCCAGCACCTGGCGGGTGATGTACGAGGCTTCCGCCGACATCAGGAAATTCACCGCACTGGCCACCTCTTCCGGGGTGCCCATGCGTTGCGCGGGGATCATCTTCATCAATTCTTCCACCGGCACGTTTTCGTCGAGCATCGCGGTGTCGATCAGGCCCGGTGCGACGCAGTTAACCGTGATTTTGCGCTTGCCCAGCTCGATCGCCAACGCCTTTGCCGCGCCGATCACCCCGGCCTTCGAAGCGCTGTAGTTGACCTGGCCACGGTTGCCGATCAGCCCCGACACCGAGGTGATGCAAACAATGCGACCCGCGGCGCGACGGCGGATCATCGGCATCATCACCGGGTGCAGAACGTTGTAGAAACCGTCGAGGTTGGTGCGTAAAACTACGTCCCAGTCGTCGTCGCTCAGCGCCGGAAAGGCACCGTCGCGGGTCAGCCCGGCGTTCAACACCACGCCGTAATAGGCGCCATGGGTTTCGACGTCGGCTTCCAGAATGGTTTTGCAGGTTTCGCGATCGGCGACGTCGAATTGCAGTATCCGCGCCTTGCGGCCCAGCGCTTCGACATCAGCCTGAACGGCTTGTGCTTCGGCCATGCCGCTGCGGCAATGCAGGACGATATCGTGCCCGGCCTGCGCCAGACGCAAGGCAATGGCGCGGCCGATGCCACGGCTGGAGCCGGTGACCAGTACGGATTCAGTCATCGTTCGACTCCTGTGTCTGTTGCAGATATTGGGATGGCTGGGGTGGGCGGAACACGTTCAGCCGCGCGCTGGCATGGATGCCGGCGCCGTGGATATGACATTCGAATACGCCCATGCCGTTGTCGTCTTCCAGCGAGCGCAGACCATGGATGGTCAGTTCGCTGCCGGCGGGAAACGCTTCGACGTTGCACTCGAACTTGCGCGTACCGAGCAGAAAGCCCAGTTCCACTGGATTGCCTTTCTGCCGCGCGTGGCAACCGGCAAATGCGGCGACGCTCTGCGCCATCAGTTCGATGCCGACCCAGGCCGGCAGGCTGCCGTCGGGCAGGTTGAACAGGCCATCTGGCTGGACCGTGAGGCGGGTGTAAATCTGCTCATCGTCAAAGCTTGAGATGTTGTCGATCAGAATCATGTCGCCCGCGTGGGGCAGCAATTCGGCGAGCGGCCAATCAATCATGGGGCGTCTCCGATAATCAGGCTGACGTTGTTGCCGCCAAAGGCAAACGAGTTGCTCATCAGGTAGCGGGGTGCAATGGACGTCAGGCGTTCGCTCGCGGTCACCCACTTCAGCGGCGGCAGCGCGGGATCGGCCTGCGCATCCCAGACGTGCGGCGGCAAGGCGTGAGCGGGGTTGTCGGCGCTCAGGCTCAGCCAGCAGAACGCCGCTTCCAGTGCGCCGGCTGCACCGAGGGTGTGGCCGGTCATCGGTTTGCTCGATGAGCAGGCGACGCCCTCGGGAAACAGTTCGGCGACCGCCAGACTTTCCATGGCGTCGTTGTGCTGGGTGGCGGTGCCGTGCAGGTTCAGGTAGTTGATCTGCGCTGCTTGCAGATGTGCGCGGCTCAAGGCTTTCTGCATCGCTTGCAGAGCGCCGCGCCCCGTCGGTTCAGGGGCGGAAATGTGATGGGCGTCGGAACTGGCGCCGGCGCCGAGCAGGGCAATGGCCGGGCCTTCGCCTTGTTGTTTGCTCATCACGAACAGCACCGCTGCTTCGCCGATGTTGATACCGCTGCGGTTGGCCGAGAACGGATTGCAGCGCTCGTCGGATATCGCTTCGAGTGACGAGAAACCGTTGAGGGTCAACTTGCACAGGCTGTCGACGCCGCCACACAGCACCGCGTCGCACAGACCCAGATCGAGCAAGCGCTGAGCGCTCATCAGCGCCCGGGCGCTGGAGGTGCACGCCGTGGAAATCACATAGGCCGGGCCGCTCAGTTGCAGCCAGTCGGCGAGGAAATTCGCCGGCGCGCCGAGTTCCTGTTGACGGTAATCGTATTCCGCCGGGAACTGCTGCTCGCGGATGTAGTGCGCCAGACCACGGCTGGCCTCGTCGATGCCCGAAGTGCTGGTGCCGAGGACCACGCCGATGCGCTCACGGCCGAAGGTCTGGATCGCTTGATCGATGTCATCGCGAATCTGCAACGCCGCCTCCAGCAGCAGCTGATTGTTGCGGCTGCGCTGATCAGCCAGTTCTGCGGGGATCGGCGCCAGTTCGCCGTGGACGGCGGCCACCGGCAGCTCACGTTCCGCCACCCAGCCGGACTCGCGACGCATGCCCGAGCAGTCACCGGCGAAGAGGTTGCGCGCGACGGTTTGTTTGTCGCGGCCCAGTGCGCAGATCACGCCGAGGGCATTCAGGTAAGCGGTCATGGCGTCGGTTCACCCAACGGAGAAACGCGATAGCGCGGGCCTTGAGGCAGGTTCAATTCGAAGCTCAACGGTTGTGAATAACGGATATCCCAGCGCGCCGGCAGAGAACGTTGCCCGGCCTGTACCTGCGCAGTGGGGTAATTGCGCAGCAGCTCGCCGGACGGGGTCAGGGCGAACAGCAGCGCGGCAAACAACTCCCGGGCTTCCGGGTTCGGCGGCAGCAGACCATCGGCCTGCCAGCGACCGTCAATCAGTTGCTGACGGGCCTGAGGAATACCCAATGGATCCATCATCGACCAGCGAATGCCGGGGCCTTCGCGCTGGATCACCAGCAGCCAGTCCTGGCGTTGTTCGGCTTGTTGGCGTTCGATGTGCAGTTGCAACGGGAGAGGCAAAGTCGGGTTGCCCGCAGGCAGCGGGGCCTGGCTCGCGCAGGCACTCAGGAGGACAAATACCACCAACATTAGCCACGCCACAAACCTTGTGGGAGCTGGCTTGCCAGCGATGGCGTCGGCACATCGAGCATTTTTGTTGACTGACACACCGCTATCGCTGGCAAGCCAGCTCCCACAGGGTTTCGGGTGTGCAGGTCGATAGCTGTGCATCAGAAAGTACCTTGCAGCGGCTTGCGCGCTACCACGTTGACCAGCGTTTCCTCACGCTGCCCGAAGGGTTTCGGCTTGCGCACCCCAAACCGCTCCAGCAACCCAAAATCCTTCGACCGGCTCCACCACAGATACGGGTACGAAACGTTGCGTTCGGCAAACTCAAACCCCTGCCCGCGAATCATTTCCAGATACTGCGCCGCACTCTTCTGCACGTGCATCGGATGGCGGAACAACCAGCGAATCACCCACGTATCAATGTATGCCTCGGTGGACTCGGCGAACAGCAGATAGCCGCCCGGTTTCAGCACCCGATAAAACTCGGCGAGGGCCTTTTCCTGCTCGACCAGATGATGAAAAGTCTGATGGCAGAACAGCAGATCGACACTGGCGTCCGGCACATTGAGCGTCGCGCAATCGCTACCGATCAATTCCACGTCCAGATCCAGCCGCGCCGCTTCTTCGCAACTCAATTCAAGGCTGTGCGGATCGGCATCAACGCCGATCAAACGCTGTGGCGCAAAGGTCTGGCGCAGATGACCGAATGACTTGCCTTGACCGCAACCGGCGTCCAGCAACACCGGGTTTTCCGGCAGCGTTTCACTGAACAAGCCGCGTAAATCATTGATCGCCACGCGCAACACGTGGTGCTGCCAGGTGTGGCTGCGCAGGAACCAGAAACCGAAACGGGTTTCCTCGACGTAGCTGTCGCTCAAGTAATTCATGTGGCGTCCTTTGCACAGAGTTCGGAAATCATCTTCAAGCGGCGGCGCGCTTCGCTGACGAACGGGTTGCGTTCGTCCCAGGCGTAACCGGCGAGGATCGAGCAGATCATCCGGCGAATTTCCGCCTGGCTGTCTTCATAAAAAATCACGTCCTGGAAGGTGCCGGCGTACCAGCCCTCGACGTAGCAGCGAAAGGTGTCGACGCCGCGCTTGAGCGGTTCGGCGAACTCGCTTTGCCAGTCGACGGTTTCGCCCTGCAACTGACGGTGCAAAACCGCTGCCGCCATGCTCGCCGAACGCATGGCGATGGTCACACCGGAGGAGAACACCGGGTCAAGAAATTCTGCCGCGTTGCCGAGCAAGGCAAAGCCTGGCCCGTGCAGGCTTTTCACATTGGCCGCGTAACCGCCGAGCGTGCGCGCCGGGATGTCCCACACAGCATTGTCGAGTACGCCGGCAAGGCTCGGGGTTTCGGCGATGAAACCGCGCAGGCAGGCATCCAGATCGCTGTCGCGGCCGTTGAAATGCTCTTGCGCTGCGACCACACCCACCGAGCAGCGTCCGTTGCTGAACGGGATCGTCCAGAACCAGATATCGCGGTGTTCCGGATGGGTGGTGACGAGAATTTTTTCGCGGTCGAACGCCGGGTTGTCGATGTGATCTTCGACGTGGGTGAACACTGCCTGACGCACCGGGAAATTCGACGGTGCTTCCAGGTCCAGCAAGCGTGACAGCACACGACCGTAGCCGCTGGCATCCAGCACAAAATCGGCTTCGACGCGGTATTCGCTGCCGTCCTCGCGGCGCACGTCGAGGTGCGGTTTCGCTCGGCTGAAGTCGACGCTGACGATGGCATCGCCGTAGCGGATTTCCGCGCCTTGCAGCGCTGCTTGATCGGCCAGCAGTTTGTCGAAGTCGGCGCGTTGCACCTGAAACGTGCTCGGCTTGCCATCGGTGAAGGTGTCGCTGAAATCGAAGGCGCTGTAGCGCTCGCCCCAAGCGAAGGCGGCGCCGGTCTTGCGCTGGAATCCGGCGGCGTTGACGGCATCGAGCATGCCGGCCTCTTCGACGAAATCCAGGCAATGGCTGAGCAGGCTTTCGCCGATGGAAAAGCGTGGAAAGTGCTGGCGCTCGAGCACCAGCACATCGTGGCCCTTGCGCTTGAGCAGCGCTGCGGCGATGGCGCCTGAAGGGCCGGCGCCGATGATCACGACCTGACGGGATTCCATTTCAACGATTGGCACGTGAACTCCGGGGCAGAGGATGTTGCAGATTCAAAGGCGCGCGATGCAGGCCGATCAGGGCCGGTAGCAGCGTCGCGATCAGGCCCATCAGCATCAGCGCGAAGTACAGCGCCGGGGTGATGAGCTGTTGTTGCAAGAGCAAATTGAGAAAGACGATTTCGCTCAGGCCACGAATGTTCAGCAGCACACTTTCGCGCCAGCGGCTGGCGCCTTCGAACGAGGCGCCGGCCCAGCCGAGGCCGAGCCAGTTGCCGAGCAGTTTACTGGCAATCGGCAACAGCAGCAGCGCCGCCCATTGCAGCGGACCAAGGCTGGAAAGGGCGCTGTGCACGTCGATCTGGACGATGCCGAACGTCAGAATCAGCGGAATCGCCAGCCACGTTTGCAAACGGCTCATCCAGCGCGCCGGCAACGGTAGCACCAGCGGCACTTTCAGCGCGGCCATGCACAGCAGGTAGCCGATGCCGAAGATCAACGCGTTGAGTTTGTAATG encodes:
- a CDS encoding addiction module antidote protein — its product is MTEKFTRWDSAEYLKTEEDMANYLDACMEEAGDDPAFIAKALGTIARARGMTQVARDAGLSRESLYRALSGEGNPEFGTILKVVKALGLKLHAST
- a CDS encoding beta-ketoacyl-ACP synthase, whose translation is MKRVVVTGMAGITSLGSDWETIAGNFAANRSGIRRMDEWDRFSELNTRLAGPIDDFVVPAHWTRKQLRSMGRVSRLAVRAAENALADAGLLGDESIKDGRMGVACGSSTGSTDEIKAFGNMLLNSVAEGLNANSYVRMMPHTTAANISIFFGLTGRLIPTSSACTSGSQGIGYAYEAIKFGRLPLMLAGGAEELCPTEAMVFDALYATSLKNDAPQTSPRPYDKGRDGLVIGEGGGILVLEELEHALARGAHIHAEIVGFGSNADGQHTTRPEQVTMRRAMELALEDAGLTPDDIGYVNGHGTATEQGDIAETLATSSLFGERMPISSQKSFLGHTLGACGALESWFSIEMMNRDLYVHTFNLDEVDPHCGKLDYLRGEFRQMHHDYVMNNNFAFGGVNTSLIFRRWH
- the fabG gene encoding 3-oxoacyl-ACP reductase FabG; the encoded protein is MTESVLVTGSSRGIGRAIALRLAQAGHDIVLHCRSGMAEAQAVQADVEALGRKARILQFDVADRETCKTILEADVETHGAYYGVVLNAGLTRDGAFPALSDDDWDVVLRTNLDGFYNVLHPVMMPMIRRRAAGRIVCITSVSGLIGNRGQVNYSASKAGVIGAAKALAIELGKRKITVNCVAPGLIDTAMLDENVPVEELMKMIPAQRMGTPEEVASAVNFLMSAEASYITRQVLAVNGGLC
- a CDS encoding hotdog family protein; the protein is MIDWPLAELLPHAGDMILIDNISSFDDEQIYTRLTVQPDGLFNLPDGSLPAWVGIELMAQSVAAFAGCHARQKGNPVELGFLLGTRKFECNVEAFPAGSELTIHGLRSLEDDNGMGVFECHIHGAGIHASARLNVFRPPQPSQYLQQTQESNDD
- a CDS encoding beta-ketoacyl-[acyl-carrier-protein] synthase family protein, which produces MTAYLNALGVICALGRDKQTVARNLFAGDCSGMRRESGWVAERELPVAAVHGELAPIPAELADQRSRNNQLLLEAALQIRDDIDQAIQTFGRERIGVVLGTSTSGIDEASRGLAHYIREQQFPAEYDYRQQELGAPANFLADWLQLSGPAYVISTACTSSARALMSAQRLLDLGLCDAVLCGGVDSLCKLTLNGFSSLEAISDERCNPFSANRSGINIGEAAVLFVMSKQQGEGPAIALLGAGASSDAHHISAPEPTGRGALQAMQKALSRAHLQAAQINYLNLHGTATQHNDAMESLAVAELFPEGVACSSSKPMTGHTLGAAGALEAAFCWLSLSADNPAHALPPHVWDAQADPALPPLKWVTASERLTSIAPRYLMSNSFAFGGNNVSLIIGDAP
- a CDS encoding methyltransferase domain-containing protein, giving the protein MNYLSDSYVEETRFGFWFLRSHTWQHHVLRVAINDLRGLFSETLPENPVLLDAGCGQGKSFGHLRQTFAPQRLIGVDADPHSLELSCEEAARLDLDVELIGSDCATLNVPDASVDLLFCHQTFHHLVEQEKALAEFYRVLKPGGYLLFAESTEAYIDTWVIRWLFRHPMHVQKSAAQYLEMIRGQGFEFAERNVSYPYLWWSRSKDFGLLERFGVRKPKPFGQREETLVNVVARKPLQGTF
- a CDS encoding NAD(P)/FAD-dependent oxidoreductase — its product is MPIVEMESRQVVIIGAGPSGAIAAALLKRKGHDVLVLERQHFPRFSIGESLLSHCLDFVEEAGMLDAVNAAGFQRKTGAAFAWGERYSAFDFSDTFTDGKPSTFQVQRADFDKLLADQAALQGAEIRYGDAIVSVDFSRAKPHLDVRREDGSEYRVEADFVLDASGYGRVLSRLLDLEAPSNFPVRQAVFTHVEDHIDNPAFDREKILVTTHPEHRDIWFWTIPFSNGRCSVGVVAAQEHFNGRDSDLDACLRGFIAETPSLAGVLDNAVWDIPARTLGGYAANVKSLHGPGFALLGNAAEFLDPVFSSGVTIAMRSASMAAAVLHRQLQGETVDWQSEFAEPLKRGVDTFRCYVEGWYAGTFQDVIFYEDSQAEIRRMICSILAGYAWDERNPFVSEARRRLKMISELCAKDAT